In Zingiber officinale cultivar Zhangliang chromosome 1A, Zo_v1.1, whole genome shotgun sequence, a genomic segment contains:
- the LOC122037951 gene encoding 60S acidic ribosomal protein P1-like: MSISELACTYAALILYDDGIPITAEKILTLVKAANVSIESFWASLFAKLLEKRSIEDLILSVGSGGGGAPVAVSAAPAAGGAAPAAAAPAAEEKKEEPKEESDDDMGFSLFD, encoded by the exons ATGTCGATCTCAGAGCTCGCTTGCACCTACGCCGCTCTCATCCTCTACGACGATGGAATCCCCATCACG GCGGAGAAAATATTAACTCTGGTGAAGGCCGCCAACGTAAGCATCGAGTCCTTCTGGGCGTCCCTCTTCGCCAAGCTCCTGGAGAAGAGAAGCATTGAGGACCTTATCTTGAGCGTTGGATCcg GTGGTGGCGGTGCTCCGGTTGCCGTTTCTGCTGCCCCTGCCGCTGGTGGCGCTGCGCCTGCCGCTGCCGCTCCTGCAGCTGAGGAGAAGAAG GAGGAGCCAAAGGAAGAGAGTGATGACGATATGGGATTCAGCTTGTTTGATTAG